A part of Pseudanabaena sp. BC1403 genomic DNA contains:
- a CDS encoding ATP-binding protein has translation MSATKILVVEDEVITARVISEELTLLGYVVTDTVTSSEDAIASVSENIPDLVLMDIVLRGSEQDGIAIATIMRQEFQTPVVYITAHTDDATLERAKNSEPFGYLVKPFNEQDLRVVIETALYKCQMERQLAEREDFLSTILKSTSDAVIATDRVAAVTYMNPAAESLTGWTQSEALGKDVTEVVQLIDENNGDEVVNPVSQVLQTGQVAYLNDYTALIDRYGIKKPVGDSASPIRKLSELIEGTVLVLWDNSDRRKAESLEVEKSKINRELNNEKELNNLKSRFIAMASHEMRTFLTNILLSTDLLEEPNYPNDKRVGRLKRIKNSVIQMNSLIENMLTLGIFALGLSNFNPTLINLEKLCLEIVEEIKLLPANRQNESIVINFSCHGDLEPTYVDHDLVRYILSNLLSNAVKYSQNSVNIQFRLIYEKGRVTFWVQDQGIGIPKADLPFIFNLCHRAANVRNITGTGLGLAIVKYAIDAHGGEIAVESEVNQGTVFKVTLPIS, from the coding sequence ATGTCGGCAACCAAAATTTTAGTCGTTGAAGATGAGGTGATTACTGCCAGAGTTATTTCAGAAGAACTAACGTTGTTGGGATATGTTGTTACAGATACAGTTACTTCTTCTGAAGATGCGATCGCTAGTGTTTCTGAAAACATCCCCGACTTAGTGTTAATGGATATCGTTTTAAGAGGATCAGAGCAAGATGGGATTGCGATCGCGACGATCATGCGCCAAGAATTTCAAACTCCAGTAGTTTATATTACGGCTCATACTGATGATGCAACTTTGGAACGCGCAAAAAACTCCGAGCCATTTGGCTATTTGGTGAAGCCATTCAATGAGCAAGATTTACGTGTTGTTATCGAAACGGCGCTGTACAAATGTCAGATGGAAAGACAACTTGCTGAGCGCGAGGATTTTCTCTCTACGATCTTGAAATCAACGAGTGATGCCGTCATTGCCACGGATCGTGTTGCCGCAGTTACTTACATGAATCCTGCCGCCGAAAGTTTAACAGGATGGACTCAATCAGAGGCGTTAGGAAAAGATGTTACTGAAGTTGTACAGCTAATTGATGAAAATAACGGCGACGAAGTTGTGAATCCTGTTTCCCAAGTTTTGCAAACTGGACAAGTAGCTTACCTAAATGACTATACTGCACTCATTGATCGCTATGGCATCAAGAAACCTGTAGGTGATAGTGCGTCGCCTATTCGCAAATTATCAGAGTTAATCGAAGGGACAGTTTTGGTGCTTTGGGATAATAGCGATCGACGTAAAGCAGAATCCTTAGAGGTAGAAAAAAGCAAAATCAATCGAGAGCTAAATAATGAGAAAGAACTTAACAATCTCAAATCACGATTTATTGCTATGGCATCCCATGAAATGCGAACATTTCTCACCAATATTTTGCTCTCCACCGATTTGTTGGAGGAACCTAACTACCCAAATGACAAGAGGGTGGGTCGTTTAAAGCGGATTAAAAATTCAGTCATTCAGATGAATAGTTTGATTGAGAATATGCTAACTCTTGGTATATTTGCTCTAGGATTATCTAATTTCAATCCGACCTTGATAAATCTAGAGAAACTTTGCTTGGAGATAGTGGAAGAGATCAAACTCCTTCCTGCTAATAGACAGAATGAATCAATAGTAATTAATTTTTCCTGTCATGGCGATCTTGAACCAACATATGTAGACCATGATTTAGTTCGTTACATTCTCTCAAATCTTCTGTCCAATGCGGTTAAGTATTCCCAGAATAGTGTCAATATTCAATTTAGACTGATCTATGAGAAAGGCAGAGTCACATTTTGGGTGCAAGATCAAGGTATTGGTATCCCTAAAGCAGATTTGCCTTTTATATTTAATCTATGCCATCGTGCGGCTAATGTCAGAAATATCACAGGCACAGGACTGGGATTAGCAATAGTTAAATATGCCATTGATGCGCATGGTGGTGAAATCGCAGTTGAGAGCGAAGTCAATCAAGGGACTGTTTTTAAAGTTACTTTGCCAATCAGTTAA
- a CDS encoding histidine kinase dimerization/phosphoacceptor domain -containing protein, whose product MELIHEFFDSGAFIPHGHCYLWNSGLVWLHILSDVLTAIAYYSIPIGLVYFVRKREDLPFKWIFLLFGLFIIFCGTTHLMEVWTLWYPTYWVSGTIKALTAIISVFTAASLIPLIPQLLALPSPSQLAAINVTLASEITERKKTELELLRSRELREAIFNESADAIFLVDPINLLIFDCNQRAVEMFETDSKNEMIGIEGRTLQKRQFSDEEIVSIVEQMHRIGFWSSEIEYITRKGKLFWGNIAAKTINVAGKAINMVRVKDVTDRKLAEEYIRNLNVELEARVQERTFELSQANAALEIEISERKLTEERFYLVLKNSPITVSMQDLELRYIWLYNSAIGNSLESVLGKQDSEILEVAENAQRLSHLKQQVLTNGVGLREEVLITANSQERYFDLTIEPHYDRNGEVNGIGSVALDITWRKQSEAQLRAAYEREVVLLKELHHRVKNNLQIISGLLYLQARQVEDPKTREIINSSRDRIQAMSLLHEKLYRAKDLDNIDFIAYIQGLTRNLTNSYASNSAGISLNINADPITVDIDTAIYCGLIINELVSNSYKYAFPEGRSGQIMIEFARDEANSYTLTVRDNGVGMAEAIDLKYAKNLGLQLVYSLATKQLKGKVVLENCHGTAFKISGIIKPMLMT is encoded by the coding sequence ATGGAATTAATTCATGAGTTTTTTGATTCTGGAGCATTTATTCCCCATGGACATTGCTATTTATGGAATTCTGGGCTGGTTTGGCTGCATATTTTGTCGGACGTACTAACGGCGATCGCCTACTACTCAATTCCCATCGGTTTAGTTTACTTTGTCCGTAAGCGCGAAGACTTACCTTTTAAGTGGATTTTCTTATTATTTGGTCTGTTTATAATTTTCTGTGGAACTACGCACTTAATGGAGGTATGGACACTTTGGTATCCCACTTACTGGGTGTCAGGAACTATAAAAGCACTTACAGCGATTATTTCAGTTTTTACGGCTGCTAGTCTTATCCCTTTGATTCCCCAACTTCTTGCACTCCCTAGCCCATCTCAATTGGCAGCGATCAATGTAACCTTAGCTAGCGAGATTACCGAGCGAAAGAAGACAGAACTTGAATTACTTCGTAGTCGAGAACTTAGAGAAGCAATTTTTAACGAATCCGCTGATGCTATTTTTTTGGTCGATCCCATAAATTTGCTGATTTTTGATTGCAATCAAAGAGCTGTGGAAATGTTTGAAACTGATAGTAAAAATGAGATGATCGGTATTGAGGGACGTACTTTACAAAAGCGGCAGTTTAGCGATGAAGAGATCGTCTCGATTGTTGAACAGATGCATCGGATAGGTTTTTGGAGTAGCGAGATAGAATATATCACTAGAAAAGGTAAGCTTTTTTGGGGGAATATCGCAGCAAAAACAATCAATGTCGCTGGCAAAGCGATCAATATGGTGCGAGTTAAGGATGTCACCGATCGCAAACTGGCTGAAGAATATATCCGCAACCTAAACGTTGAACTAGAAGCAAGAGTGCAAGAGCGCACATTTGAACTTTCCCAAGCGAATGCTGCTTTAGAAATTGAAATCAGTGAACGAAAACTTACAGAAGAGCGTTTCTATCTAGTCTTAAAAAACTCTCCAATTACAGTTTCGATGCAAGATCTAGAGCTACGGTATATTTGGCTATACAACTCGGCTATAGGCAATAGTTTGGAATCAGTATTAGGAAAGCAAGATTCCGAGATTTTAGAGGTTGCAGAAAATGCTCAAAGACTAAGCCACCTCAAACAACAAGTACTCACAAACGGTGTGGGTTTACGGGAAGAGGTGCTGATAACCGCTAATAGTCAAGAGCGATATTTCGATTTGACTATTGAACCCCATTATGATCGCAATGGAGAAGTTAATGGAATTGGTTCTGTCGCTCTAGATATTACTTGGCGCAAACAATCAGAAGCACAACTAAGAGCTGCCTACGAACGCGAAGTTGTTTTGCTAAAGGAGCTTCATCATCGAGTGAAGAATAACTTGCAAATCATCTCAGGATTGCTCTACCTTCAGGCAAGACAAGTAGAAGACCCAAAAACTCGCGAGATCATCAATAGTAGCCGCGATCGCATTCAAGCTATGTCACTGCTCCATGAAAAGTTATATCGCGCTAAGGATCTAGACAATATTGACTTTATTGCTTACATCCAAGGCTTGACTCGAAATTTGACGAATTCCTATGCATCTAATTCTGCTGGGATATCTTTGAATATTAATGCTGATCCTATTACAGTCGATATTGACACGGCGATTTATTGCGGTCTGATTATTAACGAGTTAGTTTCCAACTCTTATAAGTACGCTTTTCCTGAAGGGCGTTCTGGTCAAATTATGATCGAGTTCGCTAGAGATGAAGCCAATAGCTATACTCTAACCGTTCGTGATAATGGTGTAGGGATGGCGGAAGCAATCGATCTCAAATATGCCAAGAACTTAGGACTACAACTCGTCTACTCTCTCGCTACTAAACAACTAAAGGGGAAAGTCGTCTTAGAAAATTGTCATGGCACAGCATTCAAAATTTCAGGTATAATCAAGCCTATGTTAATGACGTAG